A window of Hymenobacter siberiensis genomic DNA:
CGGGCGGGCGGGGTCGGTGTAATTGAAGGCGTTGCTGAGCAGGTTGAGCAGAATGGTCCGCAGGCTGGCCCGGGGGTAGAAGAGGATGGGCCGGCCGCTAAAATCGGTGGTGATGCGGGCGCGGGTGGCGCGCACCTGCGGCTCCAGGGTCTGGAGCACGTCCAGCACCAGGGCCTGCAGGTCCACGGGTTCGGGCGGGAGCCAGGGCTACTTGCTGGGCCTGGCCCAGAGCCGCCAGGTCGTCAATATTGGTACTGAGCTGGCGCAACGCGTCAGGAATGAGGGGCAACAGAAGCTGCTCTTCGGCGGGGTCGGCAAAGGTGACGCTGCGGCGGAGCTCATCAATGAGGCCGGCCAGATTGTTGACGGGCTGTTTGAGGTTGTGGCTGGAGGCATACACGAAGCTGTAAAGGTCCTGATTGGTGCGGGTGAGCTGCTGGTTGCTCAGGAGCAGGGCAGTATTGGCGCGCTCGATATCGTGCAGGGCCACTTGCAGCTGGCCGGTGCGCTCGGCCACGCGGGCTTCGAGCTGCTGGTTGAGCTTGCGCACGGCCAGGTGCGACTTGTGCAGCTCCCGGGCCTGCTGCTGAATGCTGATATTGGACGTTCGGAGGCGCTCATTGGCGGTGGCCAGCTCCTGGTTGGTGGCGGCCAGGTGGTTGCTGGCATCCAGCTCCTCGTAGCTCACCGACAGCTCCTCGTTGGCAATGGCCAGCTGATGCGCCGTGGCCGGCGGCCGGTCATCGGCCTCGGCCAGCTGGCGGGTCCGGACGTGCGTGCTCACGTTGTAGGCAAACAGCAGCATGCCCATAACCCGGCTCAGGGCGTCGCGCACGGGTTGGCCGCTGAAGTTGAAATAGATGGGCCGGTCCAGGCCGGCGTAGGTGTGGCGCTGGCGTAGGCCCCGGCTTCGTAGCCGTAGCACGGCTCGCCGGTGCGGCAGGCTTCGTCCAGCAAGTCAAAAAAAGGCTGCCCAACCAGCTCCGGAAGGGCCTCGCGCAGGGGCAGGCCGATGAGCTGCCGCTCGCCAAACAGCTGCCGGAAGAGCTCATTGGTCACGGTCACCATATACTCGGGCCCAGCCAGGCTGGCCATGCACGCCGGCACCTGATGCAGGATGGTGCGCAGGCGGTGCTCCTCGGCAGGGGCGCGCAGGGGCTGCTCCAAAGTCTGCTGGGGCTGCTCCAACGGCTGGAGTGGCGCAGTGGAAACAGGAAGTGGCTCATAATCAGGCATCACGAAGGGTAGAGCGTTCAGGAAAGGTACGCACCAGCCAAGATACAAACGCTGAGCTTTCCCTGATTTCGGGGCCGAAAGCCGTGTTTTCTCCCGTGTTTCGGTTCTCATAGAACGGCCGCGCCGTGCGGCGGTACTTCCGCCTTGGCCGAAAGCTGGAAGTCGCCGCTAAAGAATTCGGGTGGCCGAATGGGGGCGCGTCCCGCTTTTTTGCCGGCTGGTCGGTTTTGGCGGCTTCTTGAAAAAACGGTTTGGCTACCTCGGGCTGCTACCGGCTACCGAACAGCACCGCGCGTCAACGAAAAGCCGGAAGCAGTTTTCCATTGACGCGCATCATAAGTGGCTGGATAATATAAATTTGTGTCAACATTCTGATGCCCCGGGATGCCTATTGCACCCCGAAGCTGGCCGTCAGGAAGCGGCCGTTGGCCAGGCGCAGGCGGGCCAGGTACCAGCCGTGAAGCAGCCGGGCGGTGTCAATGCTGCCCGTTGCGCCGGCTGCCAGCACGTGCGTCGCCAGGCATTGGCCGGTGAGGGTGTAGATGAGGAGCCCGGCCCCGGTGGCTTGCGCGGCCACGGCCTCGCCCAGGGCGTAGTGCAGGGGCTCGCCCGGGGCCAGTAAGCTGGGGTAGACGGCAAAGGCTTCGGTAGTTCCGCTAACTGCGACCGTGCGTACGGCCGAGAACTGACTGCTACCGTTTGCGTCTGCCTGCCGCAGGCGGTAGTACACCAGCTTAGCGCCGTAGTTGGCGAGCTGCTCATCTGTGAAGCTGTACGTGTGGGCCACGGTGCTGGAGCCGTGGCCCGGCACCCGCTTCATAGTCTTAAATGCCTGGCCATCAGTTGAAAATTCCACGTCAAAATGTTCGTTGTTTACCTCCTGGGCCGTGGTCCAGGTGAGCAGGGCTGCCTGCCCGCGCGCCACGGCCTGAAACGAAACCAGGGTAACCGGCAGGGGCGCGAAGGACTTGGCCTGCCCCAGGCCAAACTGGCCGAAGGTGCGCAAGCTGCTGCGTAGGGTATAGCCATCGGCCACGAGGCGGCCCGCGCCGTTGCCGGGGCTGAGGCTTCCGCCGCCGGCGCTCCAGTCGGTGGCACTGAGGCTGGTGTCCGGACGCCGAAGCAGGCCGAACTCATTATCAACCAGGTTGGCAAACGGCATCAGGGAGGCCTGCAAGGCATACGTGCCGCTGGCCGGCTGCGCATCGGGCGTCAGCGTCCAGATGCCGGCCGGGTAAACGGCCAGGTAGCGCAGGGCGCTGGGCGTAGTTTCGGTGCAGCTCAGGCCGGCATCGGAGTCGGTTTTGAGGCTGAACCGGGCATCGAGAAAGCTGGTGCCCGCGAGCTGGCTGCTGAGCAGGTCGAGGCGGGCATACTGGCCCGCCGTGCCCACGGGGAAAGCGTAGGTGGCGCTCACGCCATCGGCAATGCTGCGGCGCAGGTTGCCCACCACGTAGCTGCCGCTGCCGCTGGTGGTGAGGCTGGTGGCCGCCGAATTGGTATGCAGCCATTTGTACGAGCCCGTGGTGATGAGTCCGGCCGTGAGCGTGAGGCTGGTGGCCGTGCCGGCATCGGTTTGCAGCACGAGGCCGGCGGGGTTGTTTACCACGGCGCGGCCAAAAGCGCTGCCGGC
This region includes:
- a CDS encoding phytochrome family protein, producing MLRLRSRGLRQRHTYAGLDRPIYFNFSGQPVRDALSRVMGMLLFAYNVSTHVRTRQLAEADDRPPATAHQLAIANEELSVSYEELDASNHLAATNQELATANERLRTSNISIQQQARELHKSHLAVRKLNQQLEARVAERTGQLQVALHDIERANTALLLSNQQLTRTNQDLYSFVYASSHNLKQPVNNLAGLIDELRRSVTFADPAEEQLLLPLIPDALRQLSTNIDDLAALGQAQQVALAPARTRGPAGPGAGRAPDPGAAGARHPRPHHHRF
- a CDS encoding nitrogen regulation protein NR(II), with product MPDYEPLPVSTAPLQPLEQPQQTLEQPLRAPAEEHRLRTILHQVPACMASLAGPEYMVTVTNELFRQLFGERQLIGLPLREALPELVGQPFFDLLDEACRTGEPCYGYEAGAYASATPTPAWTGPSISTSAANPCATP